One segment of Drosophila ananassae strain 14024-0371.13 chromosome 3R, ASM1763931v2, whole genome shotgun sequence DNA contains the following:
- the LOC123257467 gene encoding histone H1-like: MSDSAVATSASPVAAPPAPVEKKVTAKKATGSAATKAKKTTAPPSHPPTQQMVDASIKNLKERGGSSLLAIKKYITATYKCDAQKLAPFIKKYLKSAVANGKLIQTKGKGASGSFKLSASAKKEPKPKPSSVEKKTKTKKVSTKKTGATTKKAAGAADKKPKTKKAVATKKTAEKKKTEKAKAKDAKKSGNVKAKAVASKVKPSSAKPKAAKAPKAKPAASAKPKKTVKKAAAPATAKKPKAKTTAAKK, translated from the coding sequence atgtccgATTCAGCAGTAGCTACATCCGCGTCTCCTGTGGCAGCTCCACCTGCACCGGTTGAGAAGAAAGTAACAGCCAAAAAGGCAACGGGCTCCGCTGCCACAAAGGCGAAGAAGACCACTGCACCACCATCGCATCCGCCAACTCAACAAATGGTAGACGCTTCAATAAAGAATTTGAAGGAGCGTGGGGGCTCGTCCCTCCTAGCAATCAAGAAGTACATTACTGCCACGTACAAATGCGATGCTCAGAAGCTGGCTCCTTTCATCAAGAAGTACCTGAAGTCTGCCGTTGCCAACGGTAAGCTGATCCAGACGAAGGGAAAGGGTGCTTCTGGTTCGTTTAAACTGTCAGCTTCTGCCAAGAAGGAGCCCAAGCCAAAGCCTTCTTCTGTtgagaaaaaaactaaaaccaagAAGGTATCCACCAAGAAGACCGGAGCCACCACTAAAAAGGCCGCCGGAGCTGCCGACAAGAAgcccaaaactaaaaaagccGTGGCTACTAAGAAGACcgctgaaaagaaaaagaccGAGAAGGCCAAGGCAAAGGACGCTAAGAAATCTGGTAACGTTAAGGCAAAAGCAGTAGCATCAAAGGTGAAGCCATCATCAGCCAAACCAAAGGCAGCTAAAGCCCCAAAGGCTAAACCAGCTGCATCTGCTAAGCCCAAAAAGACTGTGAAGAAAGCCGCTGCTCCTGCTACCGCAAAGAAGCCAAAAGCTAAGACCacggcagcaaaaaaataa
- the LOC123257485 gene encoding histone H4 gives MTGRGKGGKGLGKGGAKRHRKVLRDNIQGITKPAIRRLARRGGVKRISGLIYEETRGVLKVFLENVIRDAVTYTEHAKRKTVTAMDVVYALKRQGRTLYGFGG, from the coding sequence ATGACTGGTCGTGGTAAAGGTGGCAAGGGCTTGGGAAAAGGTGGCGCCAAGCGTCATCGCAAAGTCTTGCGTGATAACATCCAGGGTATTACAAAGCCAGCTATTCGCCGTTTGGCTCGTCGTGGCGGTGTGAAGCGCATCTCTGGTCTTATCTACGAGGAAACTCGTGGAGTCCTGAAAGTGTTCTTGGAGAACGTTATTCGTGACGCCGTCACCTACACCGAACACGCCAAAAGGAAGACAGTGACGGCCATGGATGTTGTTTATGCTCTGAAGAGACAGGGACGCACTCTATACGGCTTCGGcggttaa
- the LOC123257477 gene encoding histone H2A: MSGRGKGGKVKGKAKSRSNRAGLQFPVGRIHRLLRKGNYAERVGAGAPVYLAAVMEYLAAEVLELAGNAARDNKKTRIIPRHLQLAIRNDEELNKLLSGVTIAQGGVLPNIQAVLLPKKTEKKA, from the coding sequence atgtctggTCGTGGCAAGGGTGGAAAAGTGAAGGGAAAGGCAAAGTCCCGATCGAATCGTGCTGGTCTTCAGTTCCCCGTCGGACGTATTCACCGTCTGCTCCGCAAAGGCAACTATGCTGAACGCGTTGGTGCCGGCGCTCCTGTTTACCTGGCTGCCGTTATGGAATACCTGGCAGCTGAAGTTCTCGAGTTAGCTGGCAATGCTGCCCGTGATAACAAGAAGACTAGGATTATTCCCCGTCATCTCCAGTTGGCTATTCGCAATGACGAGGAGTTGAACAAGCTGCTCTCTGGTGTCACCATAGCTCAGGGTGGCGTGTTGCCCAACATCCAGGCTGTGCTTTTGCCCAAGAAGACCGAGAAGAAGGCCTAA
- the LOC123257481 gene encoding histone H2B has product MPPKTSGKAAKKAGKAQKNITKNDKKKKRKRKESYAIYIYKVLKQVHPDTGISSKAMSIMNSFVNDIFERIAAEASRLAHYNKRSTITSREIQTAVRLLLPGELAKHAVSEGTKAVTKYTSSK; this is encoded by the coding sequence ATGCCGCCGAAAACCAGTGGAAAGGCAGCCAAGAAGGCTGGCAAAGCTCAGAAAAATATAACCAAGAAtgataagaagaagaagcgcaAGAGGAAGGAAAGCTATGCTATTTACATCTACAAGGTTCTGAAGCAGGTTCACCCTGACACTGGAATTTCGTCTAAAGCTATGAGTATAATGAACAGCTTCGTAAACGATATCTTTGAGCGTATTGCTGCTGAGGCTTCGCGTCTGGCTCATTACAACAAGCGCTCGACCATCACCAGTCGGGAAATCCAAACGGCTGTTCGTCTTCTCCTGCCTGGAGAGTTGGCCAAGCATGCCGTTAGTGAAGGAACCAAGGCTGTCACTAAGTATACAAGCTCCAAGTAG
- the LOC123257470 gene encoding histone H3, which yields MARTKQTARKSTGGKAPRKQLATKAARKSAPATGGVKKPHRYRPGTVALREIRRYQKSTELLIRKLPFQRLVREIAQDFKTDLRFQSSAVMALQEASEAYLVGLFEDTNLCAIHAKRVTIMPKDIQLARRIRGERA from the coding sequence ATGGCTCGTACAAAGCAGACTGCTCGTAAATCGACTGGTGGCAAGGCGCCACGCAAACAACTGGCTACAAAGGCCGCACGGAAGAGTGCTCCAGCCACCGGAGGAGTAAAGAAGCCCCATCGCTATCGTCCCGGAACTGTGGCTCTCCGTGAAATCCGTCGCTACCAGAAGAGTACCGAGTTGTTGATCCGCAAGCTGCCATTCCAGCGGTTGGTGCGTGAAATAGCTCAGGACTTCAAGACAGATTTGCGCTTCCAGAGCTCGGCTGTGATGGCTTTGCAGGAAGCTAGCGAAGCCTATCTGGTTGGTCTGTTTGAAGATACCAATTTGTGCGCCATTCATGCCAAGCGCGTTACTATTATGCCCAAAGACATCCAGCTGGCTCGTCGTATCCGTGGAGAGCGCgcttaa
- the LOC116655992 gene encoding uncharacterized protein LOC116655992, with protein MTGRGKGGKGLGKGGAKRHRKVLRDNIQGITKPAIRRLARRGGVKRISGLIYEETRGVLKVFLENVIRDAVTYTEHAKRKTVTAMDVVYALKRQGRTLYGFGGYGKAAKKAGKAQKNITKNDKKKKRKRKESYAIYIYKVLKQVHPDTGISSKAMSIMNSFVNDIFERIAAEASRLAHYNKRSTITSREIQTAVRLLLPGELAKHAKMTGRGKGGKGLGKGGAKRHRKVLRDNIQGITKPAIRRLARRGGVKRISGLIYEETRGVLKVFLENVIRDAVTYTEHAKRKTVTAMDVVYALKRQGRTLYGFGG; from the exons ATGACTGGTCGTGGTAAAGGTGGCAAGGGCTTGGGAAAAGGTGGCGCCAAGCGTCATCGCAAAGTCTTGCGTGATAACATCCAGGGTATTACAAAGCCAGCTATTCGCCGTTTGGCTCGTCGTGGCGGTGTGAAGCGCATCTCTGGTCTTATCTACGAGGAAACTCGTGGAGTCCTGAAAGTGTTCTTGGAGAACGTTATTCGTGACGCCGTCACCTACACCGAACACGCCAAAAGGAAGACAGTGACGGCCATGGATGTTGTTTATGCTCTGAAGAGACAGGGACGCACTCTATACGGCTTCGGcggtta TGGAAAGGCAGCCAAGAAGGCTGGCAAAGCTCAGAAAAATATAACCAAGAAtgataagaagaagaagcgcaAGAGGAAGGAAAGCTATGCTATTTACATCTACAAGGTTCTGAAGCAGGTTCACCCTGACACTGGAATTTCGTCTAAAGCTATGAGTATAATGAACAGCTTCGTAAACGATATCTTTGAGCGTATTGCTGCTGAGGCTTCGCGTCTGGCTCATTACAACAAGCGCTCGACCATCACCAGTCGGGAAATCCAAACGGCTGTTCGTCTTCTCCTGCCTGGAGAGTTGGCCAAGCATGCC AAAATGACTGGTCGTGGTAAAGGTGGCAAGGGCTTGGGAAAAGGTGGCGCCAAGCGTCATCGCAAAGTCTTGCGTGATAACATCCAGGGTATTACAAAGCCAGCTATTCGCCGTTTGGCTCGTCGTGGCGGTGTGAAGCGCATCTCTGGTCTTATCTACGAGGAAACTCGTGGAGTCCTGAAAGTGTTCTTGGAGAACGTTATTCGTGACGCCGTCACCTACACCGAACACGCCAAAAGGAAGACAGTGACGGCCATGGATGTTGTTTATGCTCTGAAGAGACAGGGACGCACTCTATACGGCTTCGGcggttaa